In Nitrospira sp., one genomic interval encodes:
- a CDS encoding HEAT repeat domain-containing protein, giving the protein MNEAERIQQLIAALRDENEALRDHAMASLGQMGSEAVPQLIGLMADEDVVIREAATTAVVRIGPVAFDQLLEALQDDEWAIREQAANALGRLRDPRAVDPLMRALKDKDGAVRTAAVWALERIGDSRATPGLIEALGDGTLREDVARVLKKIGDSRAVDALIDGLLGPNWMVRRHAAEALGKIGDPRSTQALIQSLQDEDWLVRRNAAESLARLGAKQAIEPLLPLLEDENTMVQETVEGVLASLGWKEATSS; this is encoded by the coding sequence ATGAATGAGGCCGAAAGAATCCAACAGTTGATCGCGGCTCTTCGGGACGAGAACGAAGCGTTGCGGGACCATGCGATGGCGAGCTTGGGCCAGATGGGGAGTGAAGCGGTGCCGCAATTGATCGGCCTGATGGCGGACGAGGATGTCGTGATTCGTGAAGCGGCCACGACCGCCGTCGTCCGCATCGGGCCCGTGGCGTTCGATCAGTTGCTGGAGGCGTTACAGGACGACGAATGGGCCATTCGCGAGCAGGCGGCGAACGCACTCGGGCGTCTGCGTGATCCGCGGGCGGTCGATCCGTTGATGCGGGCGCTCAAGGATAAAGACGGCGCCGTTCGAACCGCCGCGGTGTGGGCGTTGGAGCGCATCGGCGATTCGAGGGCGACGCCGGGTCTGATCGAGGCCTTGGGGGATGGCACGCTCCGCGAAGATGTCGCGCGAGTGTTGAAGAAGATCGGAGACAGCCGGGCGGTCGATGCCTTGATCGACGGTCTGCTGGGTCCCAACTGGATGGTGCGCCGTCATGCTGCCGAGGCCTTGGGCAAAATCGGCGACCCTCGGAGCACCCAGGCGTTGATCCAATCATTGCAGGATGAAGACTGGCTCGTGCGCCGGAATGCTGCGGAATCACTCGCGCGGCTGGGGGCGAAACAGGCCATCGAACCCTTGTTGCCCCTGTTGGAAGACGAAAATACCATGGTCCAGGAAACGGTCGAAGGTGTGCTTGCGAGTTTAGGATGGAAAGAGGCGACCTCGTCATAA
- a CDS encoding Rieske 2Fe-2S domain-containing protein, which produces MEGFLCVAKVEEIPPGQVKLVQVNERAIAVFNVDGRFHAIYNECPHEGGPLHKGRLKGHVVSCPWHDLAFDVRNGQGTDGGGYCVGSYDVRVEDGQIFVGGRRRV; this is translated from the coding sequence ATGGAAGGGTTTCTGTGCGTGGCTAAAGTGGAGGAGATTCCGCCGGGCCAGGTCAAACTGGTGCAGGTGAACGAGCGTGCGATCGCCGTCTTCAATGTCGACGGACGGTTTCATGCGATTTACAATGAATGCCCGCACGAAGGCGGTCCCTTGCACAAGGGGCGACTCAAAGGGCATGTGGTCTCCTGTCCATGGCACGACTTGGCCTTTGACGTGCGAAATGGGCAAGGCACGGACGGAGGAGGCTACTGTGTCGGGAGCTACGATGTGCGGGTGGAGGATGGGCAGATTTTTGTCGGCGGGCGTCGTAGGGTGTGA
- a CDS encoding protease inhibitor I42 family protein, whose amino-acid sequence MSPTSKPFPTGTEPEAGAKALTVRVGAPVRIHLWEDRTRGELWVPNYDPAVMALVEDDYLRVAGNNAVDNGRRTFEFIAAAVGTHQLVFEKRMGWKFTAEDRQIFYVTAA is encoded by the coding sequence ATGAGTCCGACCAGTAAACCATTTCCCACCGGCACGGAGCCGGAAGCCGGGGCGAAAGCCCTTACGGTTCGCGTGGGCGCACCGGTCCGCATTCATCTGTGGGAGGATCGCACTCGGGGCGAACTGTGGGTGCCGAATTACGATCCTGCCGTGATGGCTCTCGTGGAGGATGACTACCTGCGCGTCGCGGGCAACAACGCCGTGGACAACGGTAGGCGCACGTTTGAATTCATCGCCGCCGCAGTCGGTACCCATCAGCTCGTGTTCGAAAAGCGGATGGGATGGAAATTTACAGCGGAAGACCGGCAAATTTTTTATGTGACCGCCGCCTAA
- a CDS encoding HEAT repeat domain-containing protein, with product MPKETIETLVSELTHEEEWRRMRATAACLAGGPRAVRALTGVLRAGDGPLRVEAAAMLSRIKDPAAGPALVGLLGDTDDAVRRAGFAALEQMAGVLNDETAAGLVRHLHESSGDDVRMRVRHLLGLIPNAIAPLCEMLRHPESEAQVTAATILEHLLDPRSADGLIDAMASPTVRDIAVRTLKKLGAIRERIDDAFNALRDIEGASEREEARMATVMDLLGIGRPSVEILIEYLEDDDWVVREAAADLLGKIGDVRAVEPLMKRLQVDKDTGVKEYALKSLGLIGDPRPAQLYIEAIPIRPLRVIAIESLAKIKDVEVLRPHSELFNRLRTDRDGIVSYSAGLIADKLAALEGAQPVGQEDAEDHE from the coding sequence ATGCCTAAAGAGACGATCGAGACACTGGTCTCCGAGCTGACCCACGAGGAGGAGTGGCGGCGCATGCGGGCGACAGCCGCCTGCTTGGCCGGCGGGCCTCGTGCAGTGCGGGCTCTGACGGGCGTATTGCGAGCCGGGGACGGCCCGTTGCGCGTCGAAGCGGCTGCGATGTTATCCCGCATCAAGGACCCGGCGGCGGGGCCGGCCTTGGTCGGCCTACTGGGCGATACCGACGATGCGGTGCGTCGAGCCGGGTTTGCCGCGCTGGAGCAGATGGCCGGTGTGCTCAACGACGAAACGGCGGCGGGTTTGGTCCGCCATCTGCATGAATCGTCCGGCGACGACGTGCGGATGCGCGTGCGCCACTTGTTGGGGTTGATCCCCAATGCCATTGCGCCGCTGTGCGAGATGCTCCGCCATCCGGAGAGCGAAGCCCAGGTGACGGCTGCGACGATTCTCGAGCACTTGCTCGATCCTCGTTCCGCGGACGGATTGATCGATGCCATGGCATCCCCGACCGTCCGCGACATCGCCGTGCGGACGCTGAAGAAACTGGGTGCCATTCGTGAGCGGATCGACGACGCGTTCAATGCCTTACGGGATATCGAGGGCGCGAGCGAACGGGAAGAGGCCAGGATGGCGACGGTCATGGACCTGCTCGGAATCGGGCGGCCCAGCGTCGAGATCCTGATCGAGTATTTGGAAGACGACGACTGGGTGGTGCGCGAGGCCGCTGCGGACTTGCTCGGCAAGATCGGTGACGTGCGCGCCGTGGAACCGCTCATGAAACGGCTGCAGGTGGATAAGGATACCGGCGTCAAAGAATATGCGCTCAAATCGCTGGGCCTCATCGGCGATCCGCGTCCGGCGCAGCTCTACATCGAAGCGATTCCGATTCGACCCTTGCGTGTGATCGCGATCGAATCGTTGGCCAAGATCAAAGACGTGGAGGTTCTGCGCCCGCATAGCGAGTTGTTCAACCGGTTGCGGACTGACCGGGATGGTATCGTCTCATACAGTGCCGGGCTCATTGCAGACAAACTTGCCGCGCTGGAAGGCGCGCAACCGGTCGGACAGGAGGATGCGGAGGATCATGAATGA
- the dat gene encoding D-amino-acid transaminase, which yields MPDIAYVNGRFVPLEAAVVSIEDRGFQFGDGVYEVIRTYHGRPFALDAHLARLERSAQALRLSLGHSIAEWVSLIHEGLERSRFPETKIYLQVTRGQAPRDHPFPGNAPPTTVLTFRAFHPLSSAVRMAGVDAITHDDIRWGRCDIKSVNLLANVLARQRAKEAGVFEAILVRDGRVTEGSVSNVMVMRDRVLQTAPEGPSILSGVTRALVLELARKEGMAVVEQFVTAADLLTASEVFLTGTTVEILPVVRVDGRVIGTGSPGPVATRLSKCWETLCG from the coding sequence ATGCCCGATATCGCCTATGTGAACGGTCGTTTTGTCCCCCTTGAGGCTGCGGTGGTCAGCATTGAGGACCGCGGATTTCAATTCGGCGACGGCGTCTACGAGGTCATTCGTACCTACCATGGCCGGCCGTTTGCTTTGGACGCGCATCTGGCTCGACTGGAACGAAGCGCACAAGCCTTACGGCTTTCCCTCGGCCACAGCATCGCGGAGTGGGTGTCCCTCATTCATGAAGGCCTTGAGCGGAGCCGTTTCCCTGAAACGAAGATCTATCTGCAAGTCACGCGAGGGCAAGCCCCTCGGGACCATCCCTTCCCCGGCAATGCGCCGCCTACGACGGTCCTGACCTTCCGCGCGTTTCATCCGCTTTCATCGGCGGTCCGGATGGCCGGCGTCGATGCCATTACGCATGATGACATTCGATGGGGGCGGTGCGACATCAAGAGCGTCAATTTGCTGGCGAATGTGTTGGCACGTCAGCGCGCCAAAGAGGCCGGGGTCTTCGAAGCCATTCTCGTTCGGGACGGGCGCGTGACCGAAGGCTCCGTCAGCAACGTCATGGTCATGCGGGATCGGGTCCTGCAGACGGCGCCAGAAGGCCCCAGCATTTTGTCCGGGGTAACGCGGGCGCTGGTGCTGGAATTGGCGCGCAAGGAAGGGATGGCGGTGGTGGAACAGTTCGTGACCGCCGCCGACCTTCTGACAGCTTCCGAGGTCTTTCTTACGGGAACCACCGTGGAGATCCTCCCGGTCGTGCGGGTCGACGGGCGGGTGATCGGGACCGGTTCGCCGGGCCCTGTGGCCACTCGGTTATCGAAGTGCTGGGAGACGCTCTGCGGGTAG
- a CDS encoding CBS domain-containing protein: MAVAGGPIQRPLAMMMRPITRTVRPDDTLLTVARQLRDARVGALLVEDHGDYVGIVSEADLVRKAMASGAAAEQVQVRAVMSAPVMSIDIAQSAHEASDVMAERGIRHLVITDGGRVVGLISVRDLLRYFKNWGTL, from the coding sequence ATGGCGGTGGCAGGTGGACCGATCCAACGACCCTTGGCCATGATGATGCGGCCTATCACACGGACCGTGCGGCCCGATGATACGTTGTTGACCGTCGCGCGGCAGCTGCGGGATGCCAGAGTGGGTGCGCTGCTCGTCGAGGACCACGGGGACTACGTGGGTATTGTAAGCGAGGCCGATCTGGTGCGGAAAGCGATGGCGAGCGGCGCAGCGGCGGAGCAGGTGCAGGTGCGGGCCGTCATGAGCGCGCCGGTCATGAGCATCGATATCGCACAGTCCGCCCATGAGGCCAGCGACGTCATGGCGGAACGCGGGATCCGACACCTTGTCATCACCGATGGAGGCCGCGTGGTCGGTTTAATCTCCGTACGCGACCTTCTACGCTATTTCAAGAATTGGGGCACGTTGTAG
- a CDS encoding ribosome maturation factor RimP: MSEGGTTSADKSTAKRAEALNARIQELAAPILQTHGLELVEVACVGQGSRTVVRVFIDKPGGITLTDCEQAHRSLSPALDVIDPFPHAYTLEISSPGLDRPLRKIQDYRRVVGHPVNIKLREPLNGQWRLEGTLAAVEDDAVTLTIQQKKTTETVRVAFDHIALARRSVEF; this comes from the coding sequence ATGAGTGAGGGGGGAACAACGTCGGCCGACAAGTCCACGGCGAAACGTGCCGAGGCACTGAATGCGCGCATCCAGGAGCTCGCGGCGCCGATTCTCCAGACGCACGGTTTGGAACTGGTCGAAGTAGCCTGCGTCGGTCAGGGCTCTCGCACAGTGGTGCGTGTCTTCATCGATAAACCGGGTGGAATTACCCTGACAGATTGTGAGCAGGCCCACCGCTCCCTGAGCCCGGCGCTGGATGTGATCGATCCCTTCCCCCATGCGTACACGTTGGAGATTTCATCGCCCGGGTTGGATCGCCCCTTGCGGAAAATTCAGGACTACCGTCGTGTGGTCGGTCACCCGGTGAATATCAAGTTGCGGGAGCCTCTGAACGGACAATGGAGGCTGGAGGGGACATTGGCAGCCGTGGAGGACGACGCCGTGACGCTGACCATCCAGCAGAAAAAAACAACGGAAACCGTTCGGGTTGCCTTTGATCACATTGCCCTGGCGCGCCGGAGTGTGGAGTTTTGA
- a CDS encoding HEAT repeat domain-containing protein, with protein MADEAPVKLIQIGPKGGPKKDGFNLVTERVVAVNPEARQLEVELLAYDGKTVVLDVGEEALEDFLKIKPGDGATIRVVEEGGKRVAKSFRVRAKDPNAAKADAMLVDLKDSHWLNRKYAAEVLGELKDPRAVEPLVGALTDEVGDVRQRAYDSLIKIGGVAVPSLVPLLVSEEDEVRQSATEIIRKIGKPAVEPLATALAEADDRLRTRIMKVLDRMGYKPKPKESVGAEATKLIG; from the coding sequence ATGGCAGATGAAGCACCGGTAAAACTGATTCAAATCGGACCGAAGGGCGGACCCAAGAAAGACGGGTTCAATTTGGTGACAGAACGGGTGGTCGCCGTCAATCCGGAGGCCCGACAATTGGAGGTGGAACTTCTGGCCTACGACGGCAAGACCGTCGTGCTCGACGTCGGCGAAGAGGCGCTGGAAGACTTCCTCAAGATCAAGCCCGGTGATGGGGCGACGATTCGGGTGGTCGAAGAAGGCGGCAAGCGCGTCGCCAAGAGCTTTCGGGTTCGTGCGAAGGACCCCAACGCCGCCAAGGCCGATGCCATGTTGGTGGACCTGAAGGACTCGCATTGGCTCAACCGCAAATATGCGGCGGAGGTGCTCGGGGAGCTGAAGGATCCGCGGGCGGTCGAGCCGTTGGTCGGCGCCCTCACGGATGAGGTGGGCGATGTGCGGCAACGGGCTTATGATTCGTTGATCAAGATCGGCGGGGTGGCCGTGCCGTCACTGGTGCCGTTGTTGGTGTCGGAAGAGGACGAGGTCCGTCAGTCCGCGACGGAAATCATCCGCAAAATCGGCAAGCCGGCCGTCGAACCCCTGGCTACCGCATTGGCGGAAGCCGATGATCGGTTGCGGACGAGAATTATGAAGGTCCTCGACCGGATGGGCTATAAACCGAAGCCCAAAGAGAGTGTGGGGGCTGAAGCCACGAAATTGATTGGATAA
- a CDS encoding fused MFS/spermidine synthase, with translation MLTSPPSSHHKISRLFLLLTALVTGAIVMALEILGSRLLAPVFGNSLFVWGALIGIILAAMSSGYAFGGWASDRYRVASVLAWLLLGSGAWTLLMAWMGQTTILKVANAIEDPRWGPSLAACVLLAPPAFGLSGVMPALLRLAVVDMGYVGRHTGSMIALSTVGSLAGTWGTAFFLLSWLGTHTLVASLGVAQLLLGLLWLQQGSAKGLKLAGLALTGLLIGGWQLFGQAPPVSGLVHQEDSPYQQVRVRDDDLFRYLVLDRTWHAVMWRSDPTTLFLPYSQLMVAAVALAPEPKRGLILGHGGGSLAKWLAVVWPELELDVVEFDPVVVRMAEQYFDYRPPANHHVHVKDARVFLRNAPATYDVIWVDAFARHLIPFHLTTVEFFSELRGRLNPNGVLALNLASSGEGGDLQRAGAVVQTLKTAFPTIESFGVKGPWRAHLTTAENLIFFGGAPIDRLPYEEIVSRIQAGVEARRLPPEAMALLASRRTSIWPPGLTLTDDYTPYDLLVGSQVREFAPEGKSTQ, from the coding sequence ATGCTAACCTCGCCGCCTTCCTCCCATCATAAGATTTCTCGGCTGTTCCTGCTCCTGACGGCACTGGTGACCGGCGCCATCGTCATGGCCCTGGAAATTTTGGGCAGTCGTTTGCTCGCCCCGGTTTTCGGTAATTCCTTGTTTGTCTGGGGGGCCTTGATCGGCATCATCTTGGCCGCCATGAGTTCAGGGTACGCATTCGGCGGATGGGCCTCGGATCGCTATCGGGTGGCGTCGGTCTTGGCGTGGCTGCTGCTCGGTTCGGGCGCCTGGACCCTGTTGATGGCATGGATGGGACAGACGACGATCCTCAAGGTGGCCAATGCCATTGAAGATCCTCGGTGGGGCCCCAGTCTGGCCGCTTGCGTGCTGCTTGCTCCGCCGGCGTTTGGGTTGAGCGGGGTGATGCCGGCGCTTTTGCGGTTGGCCGTGGTGGATATGGGCTACGTCGGCCGGCACACCGGCAGCATGATTGCGTTATCGACGGTCGGAAGCTTAGCCGGAACCTGGGGCACAGCGTTTTTTCTCCTGTCGTGGTTGGGGACCCATACGTTGGTGGCGTCACTCGGGGTTGCGCAGTTGCTGCTGGGGTTGTTGTGGCTGCAGCAGGGAAGTGCCAAGGGCTTGAAACTGGCGGGCTTGGCCCTGACTGGCCTGCTGATCGGCGGGTGGCAATTGTTCGGCCAGGCTCCCCCCGTCTCGGGCTTGGTCCATCAGGAGGACAGCCCTTACCAGCAGGTTCGGGTCCGTGACGATGATTTGTTTCGCTATTTGGTGCTCGACAGGACCTGGCATGCGGTGATGTGGCGGTCGGATCCCACGACGCTGTTCCTCCCCTATAGCCAATTGATGGTTGCGGCAGTGGCCCTGGCGCCAGAGCCGAAGCGGGGGCTGATTTTGGGGCACGGAGGCGGTTCGCTGGCGAAGTGGCTTGCGGTCGTCTGGCCGGAGTTGGAGTTGGATGTGGTGGAGTTCGACCCAGTGGTCGTGCGGATGGCGGAACAGTATTTTGACTATCGGCCCCCTGCCAACCACCATGTGCACGTGAAGGATGCACGGGTGTTTTTGCGAAATGCCCCGGCCACCTACGATGTCATCTGGGTGGATGCCTTCGCCCGGCATCTGATCCCGTTTCATCTGACCACAGTGGAGTTCTTTTCGGAACTCCGCGGCCGGTTGAATCCGAATGGAGTGCTGGCCCTGAATTTGGCTTCTTCCGGAGAGGGTGGAGATCTCCAGCGGGCGGGGGCGGTCGTGCAGACATTGAAGACGGCCTTTCCGACGATCGAGAGCTTTGGCGTCAAAGGCCCGTGGCGGGCGCATCTCACCACCGCCGAAAATCTGATCTTCTTCGGCGGGGCGCCCATCGACCGTTTGCCCTATGAGGAGATCGTGTCGCGCATCCAGGCCGGCGTCGAGGCGCGTCGATTGCCCCCGGAGGCTATGGCCCTCTTGGCCTCGCGGCGGACCAGCATATGGCCACCGGGTCTGACCTTGACGGATGATTACACCCCCTATGACCTCCTGGTCGGCTCGCAAGTTCGTGAGTTTGCCCCTGAGGGAAAGTCCACGCAATAG
- a CDS encoding DUF192 domain-containing protein, with product MVKKTGGSESDPRRKKIVTLVLLVILLFSVAVFLGGPKESEIIIVEFPNGKTIETEVASTPEKLLFGLAFREGLPADTGMLYIFESTGLHRVRTRQFRFAVDMLWVDESHHIVQILEGVPPCAQDPCPLYGPPPEPVRYLIEANAGYVKQAGITTGMELKFTLRM from the coding sequence ATGGTGAAGAAAACAGGCGGGTCTGAGTCCGACCCGCGTCGCAAGAAAATCGTGACGCTGGTTTTGTTGGTGATCCTGTTGTTCAGCGTGGCGGTGTTTCTCGGGGGGCCTAAGGAATCCGAGATCATCATTGTAGAATTTCCGAACGGCAAGACGATTGAGACTGAAGTGGCGAGTACGCCCGAGAAGCTGCTCTTCGGCTTGGCGTTCCGCGAAGGATTGCCAGCCGACACAGGGATGCTTTATATCTTCGAATCGACGGGGCTGCACCGGGTTCGAACCAGGCAGTTCCGCTTTGCCGTCGATATGCTGTGGGTGGATGAAAGCCATCACATTGTCCAGATTCTGGAAGGGGTGCCGCCTTGTGCCCAGGACCCTTGCCCGCTCTATGGACCGCCGCCTGAGCCGGTGCGCTACCTGATCGAAGCGAATGCGGGCTACGTCAAGCAGGCAGGCATCACGACCGGGATGGAACTCAAATTTACGCTCCGCATGTGA
- a CDS encoding UDP-glucose/GDP-mannose dehydrogenase family protein encodes MHISVIGTGYVGLVTGACFAEFGVNVTCMDTDARRIAKLEKGEVPFFEPGITELVGKGIKEGRLHFTTDVAKAVDKALVIFIAVGTPPKSDGSADLSYVEEVGRGIAKNMTGYKVIVTKSTVPVGTGEKLREVIKASQTGRFRFDIVSNPEFLREGSAIEDFMRPNRVVIGADSEQAVAIMKDLYRPLYLLETPIIVTDIPTAEMIKYASNAFLAVKISFINEIATVCEKVGADVQMVSKGMGLDNRIGNKFLHAGPGFGGSCFPKDLAALVQTGERVGYPFQIAGAAAKVNCEQHLRMVTKIREACGDVKGKILGVLGLSFKPNTNDMREAPSLTILSELMKEGATIRAYDPASLEESVKLLPGLIPCADTYAVAEGADALIIMTEWNQFRNLDFERLKKSMKQALLLDLRNVYDSDRVVGFGFRHVSVGRTTKEPAV; translated from the coding sequence ATGCATATCAGCGTGATTGGTACGGGTTATGTCGGGCTGGTGACCGGGGCTTGTTTTGCAGAATTCGGCGTGAACGTCACCTGCATGGACACCGACGCGCGCCGTATCGCCAAACTGGAAAAGGGCGAGGTTCCCTTCTTCGAACCCGGCATCACGGAACTGGTGGGGAAGGGGATCAAAGAAGGCCGGCTCCACTTCACGACCGACGTGGCCAAGGCCGTGGACAAGGCGTTGGTCATCTTCATCGCCGTCGGAACCCCTCCCAAGTCGGACGGGTCGGCTGACCTGTCCTATGTCGAAGAGGTAGGCCGCGGCATCGCCAAGAACATGACCGGTTATAAGGTCATCGTGACCAAATCCACCGTCCCGGTCGGAACCGGAGAAAAACTGCGCGAGGTGATCAAAGCCAGCCAAACGGGCCGATTCCGATTCGACATCGTTTCGAATCCGGAGTTTCTGCGCGAAGGCTCGGCCATTGAAGATTTCATGCGCCCGAACCGCGTCGTCATCGGTGCGGATAGCGAACAAGCCGTCGCGATCATGAAAGATCTCTATCGCCCCCTCTATCTGTTGGAAACGCCGATCATCGTGACCGACATCCCGACGGCAGAAATGATCAAGTACGCGTCTAACGCCTTCCTCGCCGTGAAGATTTCCTTCATCAACGAAATCGCCACCGTGTGCGAGAAAGTTGGAGCCGACGTCCAGATGGTCTCGAAGGGCATGGGCCTCGACAACCGCATCGGCAACAAGTTTCTCCATGCCGGTCCGGGGTTCGGTGGGTCCTGTTTTCCGAAGGATCTGGCCGCCCTGGTCCAGACCGGAGAACGAGTGGGGTATCCGTTTCAGATCGCCGGTGCCGCCGCCAAGGTGAATTGTGAACAACACTTGCGGATGGTGACGAAAATCCGCGAAGCCTGCGGAGACGTGAAGGGCAAAATCCTAGGGGTGCTGGGTTTATCGTTCAAGCCCAACACCAACGACATGCGTGAGGCGCCGTCTCTGACGATCCTCAGCGAATTGATGAAGGAAGGAGCGACGATCCGAGCATATGACCCGGCGTCGCTGGAAGAATCCGTCAAGCTCTTGCCCGGCCTCATCCCCTGCGCCGACACGTATGCTGTGGCGGAAGGGGCGGATGCACTGATCATCATGACCGAGTGGAACCAGTTCAGAAACCTGGATTTCGAACGATTGAAAAAGTCGATGAAACAGGCACTCTTACTGGACTTGCGGAACGTCTACGATTCGGACCGCGTGGTGGGATTCGGATTCCGTCACGTGTCGGTCGGTCGCACGACCAAGGAGCCGGCCGTCTAA
- a CDS encoding HEAT repeat domain-containing protein: MADTISEQIAALSDEDWAIREEAAALLGSLKDPRAVLPLTRALHDTDRAVRDAAIGALASIGEPSMMALATCLTDPALHVQEAASAVLATLADSRVFVPLVEALGSRDWIVRMHAAKGLGRIGDPSAVSALMPLLQDKVKAVREEAAAALAALGTAAVAALIDALQHEEWLVRLHAIEALGKLKSPEAVEPLLRTLFNDRDSAVREDVVRALGAIGDARAVDYLVLIMKEPSLRLYAVEALGHIGDPRAVPILRLIVEGAPQGEPSRPTAACADGWTDEMATMGMAARALGMIADADAIPSLLVALRNTVTRAEAAASLAKFGPSVIPSLLSMLSAERDENIRYHVRETLTAVGWRPGRM; this comes from the coding sequence ATGGCCGACACCATCAGCGAACAGATCGCCGCCCTCTCGGATGAGGATTGGGCTATCCGAGAAGAGGCCGCGGCCCTGTTGGGATCGCTCAAGGATCCACGGGCGGTCTTGCCCCTGACGAGAGCCCTCCATGATACCGACCGCGCCGTGCGCGACGCCGCGATCGGAGCCTTGGCTTCCATCGGAGAACCCTCGATGATGGCCTTGGCGACCTGTCTCACCGATCCCGCGCTGCATGTGCAGGAGGCGGCATCGGCGGTGCTGGCGACCCTGGCTGACTCCCGGGTGTTTGTGCCGTTGGTTGAGGCTTTAGGGAGTCGGGACTGGATCGTCCGTATGCATGCCGCCAAGGGCTTGGGACGAATCGGGGATCCGTCTGCCGTGTCGGCCTTGATGCCTCTGTTGCAGGACAAGGTCAAGGCCGTTCGCGAGGAAGCGGCCGCCGCCCTCGCCGCGCTCGGAACAGCGGCCGTGGCTGCGTTGATCGACGCGCTGCAGCATGAAGAATGGCTGGTGCGGCTGCATGCGATCGAGGCGTTGGGGAAACTGAAGTCTCCGGAGGCAGTGGAGCCGCTGCTGCGGACCTTGTTCAATGATCGGGATTCGGCCGTCCGCGAAGATGTGGTCCGTGCGCTGGGTGCGATCGGCGACGCCAGGGCGGTGGACTATTTGGTGTTGATTATGAAAGAGCCGAGCCTGCGGCTTTATGCTGTTGAAGCACTCGGCCACATCGGGGATCCCCGAGCCGTTCCTATCCTGCGCCTCATCGTGGAGGGGGCTCCGCAGGGCGAACCGAGCCGTCCGACCGCCGCTTGCGCCGACGGTTGGACCGATGAGATGGCCACGATGGGGATGGCGGCTCGCGCATTGGGTATGATTGCCGACGCGGATGCCATTCCATCGTTGTTGGTGGCCTTGCGCAACACGGTGACTCGCGCGGAAGCGGCAGCCTCATTGGCCAAGTTCGGGCCGTCGGTCATTCCATCGTTGCTGTCGATGCTGTCCGCCGAGCGTGATGAGAACATCCGATACCACGTCCGGGAAACCCTGACGGCCGTGGGATGGCGCCCGGGACGGATGTGA
- a CDS encoding 4Fe-4S dicluster domain-containing protein — protein sequence MALLITDECISCGACLPECPNEAIFETRSDAEGKGHHVGDGQGVGDNIYVITHDRCTECVGHFDEPQCAAVCPVDNCCISDPAYPETTDVLLEKAKTLNPDKQIDPAKVWSGVRN from the coding sequence ATGGCGCTTCTGATCACCGACGAATGCATTTCCTGCGGGGCATGCCTGCCAGAATGTCCGAACGAAGCGATTTTTGAAACGCGCAGCGATGCCGAGGGCAAAGGCCACCATGTGGGTGATGGGCAGGGCGTCGGCGACAACATCTATGTCATCACCCATGATCGCTGCACGGAGTGCGTCGGCCATTTTGACGAACCACAGTGCGCGGCTGTCTGCCCGGTCGACAATTGCTGCATTTCAGACCCCGCCTATCCGGAGACGACCGATGTGCTACTGGAAAAGGCCAAGACGCTGAATCCCGACAAGCAGATCGATCCTGCCAAGGTCTGGAGCGGCGTCCGCAACTGA